A genomic region of Magnolia sinica isolate HGM2019 chromosome 6, MsV1, whole genome shotgun sequence contains the following coding sequences:
- the LOC131249191 gene encoding LOW QUALITY PROTEIN: indole-3-acetaldehyde oxidase-like (The sequence of the model RefSeq protein was modified relative to this genomic sequence to represent the inferred CDS: substituted 1 base at 1 genomic stop codon), with the protein MGRKEESKKLVFALNGKRWEVSSVEDSSSTLLEFLRTKTRYTGAKLGCGEGGCGACVVLLSKYDPVKDQVEEFTVNSCLTLLCSINGCSITTTEGLGNSKDGFHSIHQRFSGFHASQCGFCTPGMCMSLFAALANAEKTERPAPADGFSKITASEAEKAIAGNLCRCTGYRPIADACKSFAADVDMEDLGLNSFWRKGENADAKVNRLPFYSREGICTFPEFLKNEIKASMNGFTDSPVKCPSDFMCAKLQVPGNWYSPVSVEELQNLLKSEVAENGNQVKLVVGNTSAGIYREAVEYDKYIDLRQIPELSVIRRDNTGIEIGAALSISKAIRILREEIESPSRSNERLVFTKIADHMNKIASQNIRNTASLGGNIIMAQRNPFPSDITTILLAAGSSLNIHTGSEAVLLTLEDFLQRPPCDPKTLLLSIQIPSWNSIGNSSSDTKFLFETYRASPRPLGNAVAYVNAAFLATVSTQEMSETLVLENLRLVFGAYGTKHAIRARKVEEFLSGKSTTPAVLLEAIRILRATIVPAEGTSHAAYRSSLAVGFLFDFLRTFVKAPTGPENDLWMRISNVVDSTEIQNGGIKGYSNVFADESSENGNLSHRKDHPERPVPLLSAKQVIEISKEHHPVGEPTKKVGAEIQASGEAVYVDDIPAPKDCLYGAFIYSTRPLARVKGIGFKSTSASERIVKVISVKDIPQGGVNIGSMCSFGEEPLFADDLTQFAGQPLGFVIAETXRYANMAAQQATVDYDMESLEPPILTVEEAVERSSFFEVPPMVSPKTVGDFSKGMAEAEQKILSAKIELGSQYYFYMETQTTLAVPDEDNCMVVYTSTQCPELSHRVIAKCLGIPDHNVRVITRRVGGGFGGKAFRGLAVATACALAAYKLRRPVRTYLDRKTDMIMAGGRHPMKINYSVGFKSDGQITALHTDILLNAGISEDISPVMPSTIVGALKKYNWGALSFDIKVCKTNHSTKSAMRAPGDLQGAYIAEAVIEHVASALSMEPDLVRKRNLHSFESLRLFYGNSTGEPAEYTLPSIMDKLAASASFHHRTEIIKQFNGHNKWRKRGISRVPIVYGVRLRPTPGKVSILNDGSIVVEVGGIELGQGLWTKVKQVTAFALAQLLSDGNQELLERVRVIQSDTLSLVQGGWTAGSTTSESSGEAVRVACNILVERLMPLKERLQEQMGAVSWDTLILQANLQSVNLSAHTLWAPDYSSMEYLNYGAAVSEVEIDLLTGATTILRTDLIYDCGQSLNPAVDLGQIEGSFVQGVGFFMLEEYLTNSDGLVVSDGTWTYKVPTIDTVPKEFNVEILNSGHHKKRLLSSKASGEPPLLLAASIHCATRQAIKEARKELLATKCYDHPSLTFQMKVPATMPVVKELCGLDNVERYLETMISHQ; encoded by the exons ATGGGGAGAAAAGAAGAAAGTAAGAAGCTAGTGTTCGCATTGAATGGAAAGAGATGGGAGGTCTCAAGCGTAGAAGATTCATCGAGTACTCTTCTTGAATTCCTCAGGACTAAAACCCGTTACACAGGAGCTAAGCTTGGGTGTGGGGAAG GCGGTTGCGGAGCTTGCGTCGTTCTTCTGTCGAAGTATGACCCTGTAAAGGACCAAGTTGAAGAGTTCACAGTGAACTCATGCCTGACTCTTCTTTGCAGTATAAATGGCTGTTCAATTACAACAACTGAAGGCCTTGGAAACAGCAAAGATGGGTTCCATTCAATTCATCAGAGGTTTTCGGGTTTCCATGCTTCTCAGTGCGGCTTTTGTACTCCTGGCATGTGCATGTCTCTCTTTGCAGCACTTGCTAATGCTGAAAAGACTGAAAGGCCTGCCCCTGCCGATGGATTTTCAAAGATCACAGCATCTGAAGCTGAGAAGGCTATTGCAGGCAATCTCTGCCGGTGCACAGGATATCGACCCATTGCTGATGCCTGCAAGAGCTTTGCAGCAGATGTTGATATGGAGGACTTGGGTCTCAATTCCTTCTGGAGAAAGGGGGAGAATGCAGATGCAAAAGTGAATAGATTGCCCTTTTATAGTCGTGAAGGGATCTGTACATTTccagaatttctgaaaaatgaaaTCAAAGCATCCATGAATGGTTTTACTGACTCGCCAGTGAAGTGTCCTAGTGATTTTATGTGTGCAAAACTGCAAGTTCCAGGTAATTGGTATAGCCCTGTTAGTGTTGAAGAGCTTCAAAACCTCTTGAAATCCGAAGTAGCTGAGAATGGAAACCAGGTGAAATTGGTTGTTGGCAATACAAGTGCCGGTATTTATCGAGAAGCAGTcgaatatgataaatacatcgaTCTAAGACAAATTCCTGAGCTTTCAGTTATAAGAAGGGACAACACAGGGATTGAAATTGGAGCTGCCTTGTCGATTTCCAAGGCAATCAGAATATTAAGGGAAGAGATAGAGAGTCCTTCAAGGTCCAATGAAAGACTGGTGTTCACGAAAATTGCAGATCATATGAATAAGATTGCATCTCAAAACATCCGAAATACCGCAAGTTTGGGTGGTAATATAATCATGGCACAACGAAATCCATTCCCCTCGGATATCACTACCATTCTTCTCGCAGCCGGTTCGTCTTTAAACATCCATACTGGTTCAGAAGCGGTATTGCTTACATTGGAGGATTTTCTCCAAAGGCCTCCATGTGATCCGAAAACCTTACTTTTAAGCATTCAAATCCCAAGCTGGAATTCTATAGGAAACTCTTCATCTGATACCAAATTTCTGTTTGAGACTTATAGAGCCTCTCCACGTCCCCTTGGAAATGCTGTGGCTTATGTCAATGCAGCTTTCTTAGCTACTGTTTCGACCCAAGAAATGTCGGAAACTcttgttttggaaaatctaagGCTGGTTTTTGGTGCTTACGGGACTAAGCATGCAATCAGAGCAAGGAAGGTTGAGGAATTTTTATCCGGGAAGTCCACTACTCCGGCTGTGCTGCTTGAGGCAATCAGAATACTTCGAGCAACCATTGTACCTGCAGAAGGCACTTCCCATGCTGCTTACAGATCAAGTTTGGCAGTTGGGTTTCTCTTTGATTTCCTTCGAACCTTTGTCAAAGCTCCGACGGGACCTGAAAATGATTTATGGATGAGGATCTCCAATGTTGTTGATAGCACTGAAATTCAAAATGGTGGCATCAAAGGATATTCGAATGTTTTTGCAGATGAGTCTTCTGAAAACGGTAATCTCTCACACAGAAAAGACCATCCGGAGAGACCAGTTCCGCTCTTATCTGCAAAGCAAGTTATAGAAATCAGCAAAGAGCATCATCCAGTGGGTGAGCCTACTAAAAAAGTGGGGGCCGAGATTCAAGCTTCTG GTGAAGCAGTGTATGTAGATGACATTCCTGCTCCCAAGGATTGCCTTTATGGAGCGTTCATCTATAGCACAAGGCCTTTGGCACGTGTAAAGGGCATTGGATTCAAATCTACATCAGCAAGTGAAAGAATCGTTAAGGTTATTTCTGTTAAAGACATTCCGCAAGGAGGAGTTAACATAGGCTCTATGTGTTCATTTGGTGAAGAACCTCTATTTGCCGATGATCTTACCCAGTTTGCCGGTCAACCTCTTGGTTTCGTG ATTGCAGAAACATAGAGATATGCCAACATGGCTGCTCAGCAAGCGACAGTTGATTATGACATGGAAAGCCTGGAACCTCCCATTTTAACTGTAGAAGAGGCTGTTGAAAGGTCCAGCTTTTTTGAGGTACCTCCTATGGTTTCCCCAAAAACAGTTGGTGATTTCTCGAAAGGAATGGCAGAAGCAGAACAGAAGATTCTCTCTGCCAAG ATTGAACTTGGATCTCAATACTATTTCTATATGGAGACACAAACAACACTTGCTGTACCGGATGAAGATAACTGCATGGTGGTGTACACTTCAACCCAGTGCCCTGAGCTCTCACACCGCGTAATCGCAAAATGCCTTGGCATTCCTGACCATAATGTTCGTGTAATTACAAGGAGGGTTGGTGGAGGATTTGGTGGGAAGGCCTTTAGGGGTTTAGCT GTTGCGACTGCATGTGCACTTGCAGCATACAAGTTACGCCGCCCTGTCCGAACTTACCTTGATCGAAAAACCGATATGATAATGGCTGGCGGACGGCATCCAATGAAGATAAACTACTCCGTTGGTTTCAAGTCTGATGGGCAGATTACAGCTCTACATACCGATATATTACTCAATGCAGGGATATCTGAAGATATAAGCCCAGTCATGCCATCGACCATTGTGGGAGCATTAAAGAAGTATAATTGGGGAGCTCTCTCTTTTGACATTAAGGTCTGCAAGACAAATCATTCGACCAAGTCAGCCATGCGGGCCCCGGGAGACTTACAAGGGGCCTACATTGCCGAAGCTGTAATCGAGCATGTTGCTTCAGCTCTTTCCATGGAGCCAGATTTGGTTAGGAAAAGGAATCTGCATTCATTTGAAAGCCTCCGGTTGTTTTATGGAAATAGCACTGGTGAACCCGCTGAGTATACTTTACCTTCAATTATGGATAAGTTGGCTGCATCTGCAAGTTTCCATCACAGGACCGAAATAATCAAGCAATTCAATGGTCATAACAAATGGAGGAAACGGGGCATTTCTCGTGTACCCATTGTGTATGGAGTGCGGCTGAGACCGACACCGGGCAAAGTGAGCATCCTCAATGATGGTTCAATTGTCGTTGAAGTCGGAGGGATTGAGTTAGGACAGGGCCTGTGGACAAAAGTGAAGCAGGTTACGGCATTTGCCCTGGCTCAGCTATTGAGTGATGGAAATCAAGAACTTCTAGAAAGAGTTCGAGTTATTCAGAGCGATACTTTGAGTCTAGTGCAAGGAGGATGGACTGCTGGGAGCACCACGTCAGAGTCAAGTGGTGAAGCAGTTCGGGTTGCATGCAATATCTTAGTTGAAAGGCTTATGCCGCTCAAGGAAAGGTTGCAGGAGCAAATGGGTGCAGTTTCCTGGGATACTCTAATCCTCCAG GCGAATCTCCAATCAGTGAACTTATCAGCACATACCTTATGGGCCCCTGACTATAGTTCCATGGAATATCTAAATTATGGTGCTGCTGTAAGTGAG GTGGAGATAGATCTTCTTACAGGTGCTACCACGATCTTGCGAACAGATCTGATCTATGACTGTGGACAGAGCTTAAACCCTGCTGTGGATTTAGGACAG ATTGAAGGATCTTTTGTCCAAGGAGTTGGATTTTTCATGTTGGAAGAGTATCTAACAAACTCCGATGGGTTGGTGGTTTCGGACGGAACGTGGACATACAAGGTTCCAACGATTGACACAGTCCCCAAAGAATTCAACGTCGAGATACTTAACAGCGGCCATCACAAAAAACGCCTGCTCTCTTCCAAAG